TCCTGTAGCAGTAGTATTCCCGCATCGTGACACATTGTCGTTTAGTAGACCGACGTCCAGTGTTGTCGTGGTAACGTATGCGTTCGTGGAACCCGGTCTCTCCGTACGGAAACAATAACGGGTATTGTAAAGGCATGTATAGCTGATGTAATTCTGATATTCGTTGTAGCGTGCCGTTTTGTGTACTGACGATAACGTCACGTGGTTCGGTGTTTTCTCCAAAGTCGTTTGTGATAAGAACAGCAACCTCAGACACGTTAGGTCGGTTGTACTGTGGGTTGTTTGTTACTTGGCCGAGTAAGCGTAGATGACAATTGTTGCTTTCATTTTGAATGCACCAGTCGCGTGCCATGCGAAAGGCGTTAGCTAAAGAACTGTGGTTGTCCAGCATCCTGATGAGGGATGCAACAATTGTTTCATCACATGTGTTGTGAGAACGGGAATCCCCAAACAAAGCAGCTATACAGTTATTGACTTCGTTCTGTGTGTCGTAGAAATATAGTTGAGCATATCTGGGTTGTTCACCTTCAACTGGCAGCATGGACCCTATTCGGTGGTAGTTCTGCCCGCTTATTCGGAATGTGTATAGGCTTCTACCACTATTTATAGCATGATCAATCTTTCCCCCAAATGATGTGAAGCAGAACATGCTATTGTACACTCGAATATGTTCTCTGAATCTAACTGTCCCCGTGTCGTTATAATCAAGTAATGATCTTAATGGTTCAGGAGCTTCAAGAAGGCGAGGAAGCAAAACCTTGCCATCCTGGCAGCACGAAGAGAAAGTCGTCCCATCAGAGGACTTTGTATTTTTATTCCTCTCTTCATACCACATGACCGCTGCACAGTTATGGCATGTGAAGGTTGGACGGCCGAGGCTTTCGTACGTAACATGCGCACCTATATTTTTTTTATCAGGTAAACGTATCACAACGTACACATTCAAGGCAGCGAGGCAAACAACAAAGTATAGACAGGTGCAAGAGGGAACAAATCGTGTATATTTAGGAAATAGGCGTGTAGGAAATAGAGTCGGACAATACCTGTTGATGCAAACGCTGCCCTACGTGGGGTACGTATACGAACACCTGGTAACATAATAAAATGCGGCAACGTTATTTTGATGTTGTATGGTAGAAAAGGTAAAAGTAATGCCGGGTAAAGGGTAGTGATGGAGTTGTACCTTCTGTTTTTTTAGGCCGAGAAGAGCGTAGACGTGATGGACCAGCTGTATTCTGATGAGAATGCTGTGTTGTGCAGGAAATATTGTCTGGGAAAAATGTAATAGTTACAGAAATGGAAAAGGGCAGTAGTAAACATCGTAGATAACAGGGCAGACCTTGGGTAGACTGGGAGGAAGAATGCCTTGGCGGTGGGCATAAAACAGGCCGGATATCCGCTGTGTCGTCTCGTACGATGGTTTTACCTGTAGCATAAAATTCAGGGGAAAATATTACAGTCAACCTTTGTTAACGGTAAACAATCAGTTTACATGGCATGCGGAGGTATTTCTGTTTATCCAAAGGACCTCCCACATCATTCAGGCAAGTTTACGGATTATAACATGTACGACAAAGTATTTATGGGTTTGTCTACCATGTAGAAAGCCGTTGACAAATGCATTAGTCGAATAATCGAAATGGATTTCCGGTTATTTTGTGACTGTATTTTGCTTTCTTTATATGTATTTCTCCCTTTTTTTCGGCTGGTTTTCAACAGAAATGGAAAACGCGCGAAACATGCGATCAGGTTGATTCAGTCTATTAATTTGATAATCCGTGGTTCGGTTGCAAAATAGGGTAAATCATAAATTTATTGGATCAGAATTTGCTGGGCTAAAATATGGAAAGCGTTGCGAGTTCTAGATCACATGTAGTTTGTTGGAATTTAAATTGAAACAACTAACAAAGATGTTGACCCTGCTGGGATGGAACTGTTAAGAAGGTTGTAGAAATCATTTATGTAAGTTAATTACGTTCGTATACGGAAAGTATTAGAAATTTAgtttttaaaaatgtaacttttaaATGTACCCCATAGTGCAGCACTTGTTTTAAAAAGTGGCTTATATTCAAAGTCACAGCTAAGTTTTTTGTTTTAAAAGTATTTTATATGTACAGTCAGGTGTAATGGGCTTATACTGTACGTAAAAAACAATCAGAGCTATGTATATGGGGTAACCTTTCATTGTCTCCCCTGCTCCCACTTTAGCGGTAGTACCAGTACCCGGTTCAACAGTCGCCGATTGTACCTGGGTGCCACCTGTAAAAGTGACAGGATACGCAGATAGGTTAAACAAAGTATAGCGGGTAGACAGCGTCTAAATAACCAACTATGAAAGTCAATTTCAATACATTGAGTGTGGGTTGTGAGGAGGGGTGTCAAAACTGAAGGGCTTAAACTGTTGGCAGGCTATTTACAGGTTTACTTTGTGGCCACACGCATGCCGGTAAGCGAACACGATAGCCAAATGATTTTCTTTTCAGGAACAGTACAACTAACCTGCGTTGGGGTCACGAGAGGGAGTCACTGCGTTTATGCTAGATAGGGTAGCCCCATAGTATGTCATCGCCTTCCCATTAAGGCCCACATAGTTACGACTTTGTATATGAATAGAATGTTTGTTACCGACGATGTCATCATTGATGCAGCTGTCAATCAACGTAAGAGCGTAATATGTTTGTATCTTTCCGCAAGGCAACGTATGGGAACAAAGGCGGGCCTCTATCGAATCACTAACCACACCAGAATTGGCAGGCCATAACCTGCAAACCTCGTCTTTTATGAGGTATCAGAAAGGGCCACAATTCAGTATTTAAAACTCCATATGCGGGGTGGGGGGATAGAATGTAATTATAAGTTTGATACCTCTACGCACTCCAGCCTGGTCAAGCAGTTGTAGCCCACAAACATATTGGGTCATCCCCTCAGGCATAACACGCGAACATGTATGAAAAGTAAATGCGTCTTTAAGCATCACGAAGGGATGCACAGGCAGCTGCATGTTACATACAATGTTACAAAACACATAGCCCAAAAATGAAAAGTGAAACATGCACCTGTACCGATTTGGTTGgttgcgggggggggggggggggggctgcaAACTAATTAAACGTGAAGGCAAAGGGCAGAGTTCATACCGCAAATAACCCTTATAGAATGCACGTCAAAGTTGGTTTAAATTTTACATTTATTCATGGAACACACCTGTTTTTTTACCCAAATAACAGACATAGGGACAGGCAGTCAGGAAAGGTCATATGTCATAAGGTATTTGTTTAGCACAAGTCATAAGTTGCCTATTCCATTGTTGTTTGTAATGCAAGTTTCCAGGTAGGTGTCGGTAAAGATTCTAGGGTGACACGGTTATCGTTTACACGTTTGTGTTCATCTATATGCGGCATTCAACATCTTAGATAAAATTTCATGTAGGTTTTATATGATGCCAAAGAGACCGGGAAGGTGGGAAAATAACACATGCCGCGAAAATGTAAAAATCACAGTTTTGGTCTGGGCACAACACAAAGGCATTGCCACATTATTTGTAAACACAAAAGAGGAAGTCACAAAATTGTAAACACTTGGAGAAGACAAAAAAAGAGCATCGCCGTATCAGAGGGAACCCTCCTTAGCATCGCCGCTATCGTCCACCATATCATTAACTCCCGTACAGTCAATGGACACCTCATCAGCATCGTCATCTGATTCTTGAATGCAGCTGCAAAGAAACATGGGAATGCATGTATTGGTGCAAAGTGGGTACATGTGAACATACGAAACAGGGTACGATTGGTAGGTCCAACTTACAGCTTTCTAAGTTTCCGTCCAGATCCGGGGGTTGGGGGCGGGAGGTTCGAGTCACGCTTTAGGGTGGCAGATGGGCTTCCATCCAAATCCGACGGAACAACATTCACACTCCCACCTGTTTCATCCATATCAGGCCCAACAATCTTGCCGCAATTGAAGCTCTCATATTCTCCATAACGGTAGTAGGTGTGGCTCTTAATTTCGAAAGTGTGCTTTGTTCCAATAAGGGCCTCGAGGGCGGAGGGTAGTATGGGAGAATCAATAGAAGTATCCTGCATACCAAGTACAAAAGACGGAAAGTTATCGTAGAAGGTTCATGTATGCTTCAAAGCCACGCTGTAATGAGAAGCACGAATACCGTCAACTGTTCCTCAACTAAGGATTTTGCAGTCCTCTTAACCAGCTTCTCAGCAACTTCATCAAAGAGGGTGACAACGGTACTCATTGTTCCATCAGTTACATCTGCTTGAATGCGAAACCTAGCATGGTAGAGTAGTTCAATAACAATGGGTGGCGAAACCAAGTTGTGTTGGTAGTGTAGGTAGAAGGGCACCAAAGTACACCGGCCAACAAAGAATCATGATATCAAATGGAAAGGGGAACAAAGTAATGAGGCTGTGACTGAGATGTTGAAGTATATACCTCGTTCTCGGATAATCAACCTTTGATTTACACGCCTTGCAAACGAAGTAACCTTCCTCTCTCGTTAGTCCCTTACGACACTGGCTTCCGGAGCACGTGAAAAGATACCAGCTGTTCTTGGTTCTGATAGACGTAATTTCTACAACATTCCGGAAAAGGATGGCCTACAACGGACAAAATAAGAGGAATAGTTAAGTGAGACGGACAGGGTGTTGGGGAGGGGGTGTATGTACGGTGTTTCCCACACATAGTAGGTGAATGCGTAGGTCATGTTGGGGAGGGTAAGCCCTACCTACGCACAATTGGGATGTTAGTCAACTCTGTTTAGTAGTTCATGAACAAAAAAGCAAGACCCCCAGCTGGTGTGGGtttttttttatagtaaaagcTGGAGAAAGGAGGATGGTGTGAGGCCAATGGCGTTGGTTAACGCGGGAGCCATGGTGGCGCTGGTATTGGTCACGTGGGTGAATCTTGAAATCTAAAGCGGATGCTAACTATGAGGGTGGATGGTTTGTATAGAATAATAGTTGGCTTGACATACGCTGGGCATATTTTGAGGTTTCAATTAAAGGCTGGTGAACGTGGAATGAGGCAATGATTAACTTGAGGCCCAAAGAAATatgtataaaagtttaaaaacaCAATAGAGAGTATGAGAGTTTATTAAAGTATattcttttaaatttaatatgaataaataccttttttttttatttgtcggCACGAACCCTGTCCACAAGTTCTTGTAGGGTACCAACACAGACCACATCCTCGGTGACTGGGTCGCTGCTATCTCCCATAGCTACACAGCTGGGAAGCATACGTTCATATTCAGTTGGAGCAATAATCGTATAAATAA
The sequence above is drawn from the Helianthus annuus cultivar XRQ/B chromosome 12, HanXRQr2.0-SUNRISE, whole genome shotgun sequence genome and encodes:
- the LOC110893611 gene encoding replication protein A 70 kDa DNA-binding subunit C-like, coding for MATSLSVNTAGIGVGNQMALTDLREGSTGPITVMVCRKWDVTNVNGRYMSTDYVVSDVKGGMIHCTARNNIAHYFFDKIKEGGVYLLKGFTVQRTDQYRILKDSPFVIWLNGPTTVKRVDDTSGSFTRYPFSLTAFEDLEPTEGKYFVDVIGYATEVGPQSVKASGARAVEFNLNNERNRRVRVTLWGNLGDALIKKKAENPAVYCLILTSMSAKFYLGVLGLASSSSTILIDGSDVPALQTFKSSVSCVAMGDSSDPVTEDVVCVGTLQELVDRAILFRNVVEITSIRTKNSWYLFTCSGSQCRKGLTREEGYFVCKACKSKVDYPRTRFRIQADVTDGTMSTVVTLFDEVAEKLVKRTAKSLVEEQLTDTSIDSPILPSALEALIGTKHTFEIKSHTYYRYGEYESFNCGKIVGPDMDETGGSVNVVPSDLDGSPSATLKRDSNLPPPTPGSGRKLRKLCIQESDDDADEVSIDCTGVNDMVDDSGDAKEGSL